The Alosa sapidissima isolate fAloSap1 chromosome 5, fAloSap1.pri, whole genome shotgun sequence genome has a window encoding:
- the LOC121709895 gene encoding protein BTG3-like → MKKEIEAAGAFLKNLVKRSDKLNSEQADVFVEHLIDILQEKYKAHWYPENPTKGQAFRCIRVNGHHSKDAELLLACQKSGVQYCYLGLPLELTLWVDPGEVSCRYSEDTPPFTLASIIGDDDDNDDDDNDNEKVLLKVRSALEKVTSDYHSETSSDDDCVCISPPPENDSAYTTPPSERDSDSGKASQSIFGVTSSPENNTFNGTFSPPNRRSGAATPTSPQHRSPPLQVVYSGAPPLSPLSWRIPVRSPVEPRSYFMLNTRVRPFSTVRPHGWSRPVYRNPMWSCPSARSHQGSTSAFWSSAGNERRFDGRMNLSRPLK, encoded by the exons ATGAAGAAAGAAATTGAAGCAGCAGGGGCATTCCTGAAAAATCTGGTTAAAAGGTCTGACAAGTTGAATTCGGAACAAGCAGATGTCTTTGTAGAACATCTCATAGATATTTTGCAAGAGAAGTACAAAGCTCATTGGTACCCAGAAAACCCCACAAAAGGTCAAGCATTTAG GTGTATTCGTGTCAATGGTCACCATAGCAAGGATGCAGAATTGCTTTTGGCATGCCAGAAAAGTGGTGTACAGTACTGCTACTTAGGCTTGCCTTTAGAACTCACCCTCTGGGTGGATCCAGGAGAGGTCAGTTGCAG GTACAGTGAAGACACTCCACCCTTTACCCTTGCAAGCATCATtggagatgatgatgataatgatgatgatgataatgataatgagaAAGTCTTGCTGAAAGTGAGAAGTGCCTTGGAAAAAGTCACCTCTGACTATCATTCGGAGACCTCATCAGATGATGACTGTGTCTGTATATCCCCACCTCCTGAGAATGACAGTGCTTATACTACCCCTCCATCAGAGAGGGATAGTGATAGTGGCAAGGCTTCTCAAAGCATTTTTGGTGTGACCTCGTCTCCTGAGAACAACACTTTCAATGGCACTTTTTCACCACCAAATAGGCGTAGTGGTGCCGCCACCCCTACATCTCCTCAACACAGAAGCCCCCCTTTACAG GTTGTTTACTCAGGTGCACCACCATTGTCACCACTCTCCTGGAGAATACCTGTGAGATCTCCTGTTGAGCCTCGATCCTATTTTATGCTGAATACACGCGTCCGGCCCTTTTCGACGGTCAGGCCCCATGGCTGGTCAAGGCCTGTCTACCGCAATCCTATGTGGAGCTGCCCCTCTGCCCGATCGCACCAGGGAAGTACTTCAGCGTTTTGGTCTTCGGCTGGGAATGAAAGAAGATTTGATGGAAGGATGAATTTAAGCAGACCACTGAAGTAA
- the rnf214 gene encoding RING finger protein 214, producing MKNKSEMASSTTPETEKKMLSSSLMEEKAVNTDPDWETKMRSLEEETKILTLEYRDLKKQQESEALEHNLKVKELERMTNDKKCQHQTLLDKLDSLHLKLEHSNRKANQKKFLAKQEELLTESRQMVDKGRSLKVELEEKKEALDMLEKEHSLQKETWEQETADLRKERDRLKKEVEEGNTNVLREEIEALEFQREVYISELEEWLAEAEKHIQSLRMNPSSEYRHQSLDWERKVATIRNAVFSLQEKFNMMIQQIERGQTLEDLPPVALPSLPEVPMLLYFSQPTYQLQGQHYGFMGRPLPPQMPPYRPPPVHMGHLGPPPQSMGMTALGPGAPVGAASHPLLPGAAPAHRGLAPGYPSAAPQRQATALPPGSTASAAAAAAAAPTHPPQPSQLDKVLQMLGTRLPTRTRAELTTALQQIKSARGTLSGMAMEDLCHQVAKRLEHSQKPAMRPIGQPPVGTPAQKPANLLQGIQAPPQRPQPVVQLCLVCQGHVDEHSRYKMRCPHIIHTQCVRVWLQSGTKKECPICPD from the exons ATGAAGAACAAAAGCGAAATGGCATCGTCAACCACTCCTGAAACAGAGAAGAAAATGCTATCG AGTTCTCTAATGGAAGAGAAAGCGGTCAACACCGACCCGGATTGGGAAACCAAGATG AGGTCGCTGGAAGAGGAGACAAAAATCCTGACCCTGGAGTATCGGGACCTCAAAAAACAGCAGGAGTCTGAAGCGTTGGAACATAATCTGAAAGTCAAGGAGCTAGAGCGAATGACCAATGACAAAAAATGTCAGCATCAG ACACTTTTGGACAAGTTGGATTCCCTACACCTGAAACTGGAACATAGCAACAGAAAGGCAAACCAGAAGAAATTCCTTGCTAAACAGGAAGAGCTCCTCACAGAGTCGCGGCAAATGGTGGACAAGGGAAGAag TCTGAAAGTGGAactggaggagaagaaagaagcGCTGGATATGCTAGAGAAAGAACATTCACTACAGAA AGAAACTTGGGAACAAGAGACGGCTGATCTTCgaaaagagagggacagactgAAGAAAGAGGTAGAGGAGGGCAACACTAATGTCCTGAGAGAAGAG ATAGAAGCACTGGAGTTTCAGAGAGAGGTTTACATAAGTGAACTGGAAGAATGGTTGGCTGAGGCCGAGAAGCATATTCAGTCTCTGAG GATGAACCCATCGTCAGAATATCGGCATCAGAGTCTGGACTGGGAGAGGAAAGTAGCCACTATTCGGAATGCTGTGTTCAGCCTACAG GAAAAGTTTAACATGATGATCCAGCAGATTGAACGGGGTCAGACACTAGAGGACCTTCCTCCAGTGGCCCTTCCCTCTTTACCAGAAGTCCCAATG CTGCTCTACTTCAGCCAGCCCACCTACCAGCTCCAAGGCCAACACTATGGTTTCATGGGCAGACCACTGCCACCACAGATGCCACCGTACCGCCCACCTCCTGTGCATATGGGCCATCTTGGCCCCCCACCACAGTCCATGGGCATGACAGCGTTGGGCCCGGGTGCCCCAGTTGGAGCTGCCTCGCACCCCCTCCTCCCTGGCGCGGCACCCGCACACAGAGGCCTGGCTCCGGGGTATCCCAGCGCAGCGCCACAGAGACAGGCCACTGCACTGCCACCTGGCTCCACGGcctcagctgctgctgctgctgctgctgcacccaCCCATCCCCCACAGCCTTCCCAGCTGGACAAAGTGCTACAAATGTTGGGAACTCGCCTACCGACGAGGACGAG GGCAGAGCTCACCACTGCCCTGCAGCAGATCAAGTCTGCACGCGGCACCTTGTCCGGCATGGCCATGGAGGACCTCTGCCATCAGGTGGCAAAGAGGCTGGAACACAGCCAGAAACCT gCCATGAGACCCATTGGGCAGCCACCTGTGGGCACTCCTGCTCAGAAGCCCGCAAACCTTCTGCAGGGCATCCAGGCACCACCGCAGCGTCCACAG CCTGTAGTTCAATTGTGCTTAGTGTGCCAGGGCCATGTAGATGAACACAGCCGATATAAAATGAGATGTCCCCACATCATTCATACGCAG tgtgtccgtgtgtggcTCCAGTCCGGTACGAAAAAGGAATGTCCCATCTGTCCAGACTAA